The nucleotide sequence AACCTTAATTAAGTATTCTGAAAAATTATTAGATAAAAATACCGAGATGCTTACAACCATTTTGGGCGAATACTTGCAAACTCCGTTACAACAAGATAACGAAGAAATCCGAAAGACTCTGAGAGATTCTTTAGAAAAATTAACGACACAGTTTTCGTTAAACATAAAGTACGGACTTGAGATGGCGTATATTTCGGAAGTTGTTGTGTTGCCGACTCAGTATGCACTGCTGAAGCGTCTCGAAAAAGCGGGGAGCGATTATCTGAAAACAATTGGCTTTGAGGCGGGTAAGGAACAGAGGAAGATCTATGAAACGCTTTTGATTTTTGAAAGCAGCATTAATCTCGATTTGATAGAACAAATGCTTCTTAAAAAAAATTATGGAGACCAGCTGCACATTGATATTTCACAAAACTCATTGTATAACCTGATTTATTCATCGGGTGCAGCGGCAAATCGGTTATTAGAGAAAGAAGTCTTCGAGGTTGCTTTCTTTTTTGCACAACCGCAAGACGTTCCTGACGATGTATTTCAAACTTCGATGAACGAGATGCTCGATAAATTATGGGTCTCTCTCAAAATTCCGTATATAACTTTAATGAAACGAAAACTTGGTTTTGGAAAAGGTTCCGAGTTTGTTCTACGGTTGTATCTACCTGAGGCACACGAACATCTGACGGAAACGCTACGTTGGCTTTCGATGTATAAAGAAGTTGGATTTGTGCGGCAGGCACTGATTGATGAAGGGAAATTAGTAACTAAAAAATTGATAAAGTAATGCCATCTAAAGAATCATTCGTCGAGTTAAAATTTCGCATCAAAAAAATTATCGGAGTATTACAAAAAGAGTATCCATTACATGGAACTGCTCTTACACACGATAGTCCACTCGAATTATTAGTTGCTACAATATTATCAGCTCAATGCACCGATGAAAGGGTGAATAAAGTAACTCCGCAATTATTTAAAAAGTATAAAACTGTAAAACAATTTGCCGAAGCGAATATTACAGAGCTTGAAAGTATTATAAAGTCGACCGGCTTTTACCGTGCAAAAGCAAAAAGTATAATAAATTGCTGCAGAGTATTAATCAAAAATTATAATGGTAATATACCAAAAGATATTATCGAGCTGATCAAATTACCCGGTATCGGTCGCAAAACTGCCAATGTAGTTTTAGGCAGTGCGTTCGGCATCGTTTCCGGAATTGTAGTTGATACTCATGTAAAAAGACTTTCAGAAAGGCTTGGCTTCTCGGCGCAGACTAATCCCGAAAATATTGAAGTTGATTTGATGAACATCGTTCCGCAAAAATACTGGATTGATTTTGGAAATTATCTGATTTGGCACGGTAGAAAAACTTGCCAGGCTCGTAAACCAAAATGTCTCGAGTGTTGTATCAACGGCTTCTGTTTTTCAAAGTCGAAAATTATTAAATGAGCAAATGAATCAAACACAAACTATCGATGATGTTGCTCTGAACGAAAAGAACCGGACAAAGATTGTAATCGGTGTAATGTTCGGCGTAACGCTTGCCGGACTCGATGCTACTGTCGTTGGTACAGCTATGCCTACAATAATTTCGGTTCTTGGAGGTATGGCGCTTTATACTTGGGTCTTCTCGGCTTATATGTTAACTACGGCAATCTCGATGCCCCTCTGGGGCAAGCTGTCGGATGTATATGGAAAGAAACCTCTTTTTCAAATTGCAGTTTTGTTTTTTCTAATCGGTTCAATACTTTCGGGAGCTTCTCAAAATATGGTTCAGTTAATTATATTTAGAGGAGTTCAGGGTATTGGCGCCGGAGGTTTAGCGGCAGTGTCGTACGCATTAATCGGGACCATATTCCCGCCAGCAAAACGAGGACGCGGTGCGGGAGCTTTAAGTGCTACATGGGGAATTTCAAGTCTGTTAGGTCCGCTCACCGGAAGTTTTATAGTTACTCACTTCGATTGGCAGTGGGTATTCTTTATTAATATTCCTGTTGGTATCCTTTCAATCATAATCATTCACATTAATTTTAAAGAAATTACACAGGCAAAAAGAGAACGGATCGATTATGCAGGAGCTGCCATTTTTATTGCGTCAGTGTTTTCGTTATTGATGGCTTTTCTTTTGTTTGGAAAAGGATCGGCTTTCTTCTCGTTCAATGTAACAGGATTAATCATGGTTTCTGTTATTTTCATATTCGCTTTTATTACTAATGAAGGTAAGTTTGGCGATCCGATTATTCGTATCGATTATTATCGGGACCGTGCGTTCGGGGTTGGAAATTTGCTTGCTTTTCTTGCCGGGTTCGCGATGTACGGCATTATCAGTTTTGTGCCATTGTTCGTGCAATCTATTCAGGGGGGAAGTCCGTTAACGGCTGGTTTAGCCATTATGCCGATGGCGCTTGCATGGTCGGCAGCAAGTTTTTCAGCGGGACGCTTAATTCAGAAATACGGCGAAAAATTGTTTATCCGGCTCGGCTTGGTATTGATGGCAACTGGATTTTTAGCGGCAACGTTTGTTCACTACGATTCGTCGATGTATTTTGTAATAATATTTGTATCGTTTATCGGGGCCGGTATGGGTTTCAATACTCCTGCAATTTTAGTTACAGTTCAAAATAGTATGAACAAAAACGTCATCGGTGTAGCAACTTCTTCACAAATGCTCGCAAGAACACTCGGCGGTACTATGGGCGTTAGCATTATGGGCACAACGTTAGCCCGCTCGATGTTGGTTGAATTCAGTGAATTATCAAAAACCGGGAAACTTAATTCACTCCCGGAGGTAGTCCAAAATCATTTCGGCGAGCCTCACGAATTACTTAGTTCCCACTTGCGTGGTCTGATGCAACAACAAGACCTTGTAACGGTTTTATCTGTTTTTACAAATAGTTTGCAAAATGTTTTTTTTGTAGCTTTAACAATAGTGATACTCGGATTTATAGTAAGTTGGTTATTACCAAAATCAAAAGTTTAACTATGAAAGGAGAAAAGTTTCATGTGTTACACAAAAATAATTTTACTTTTCTCGTCGTTTCTGTTTACGTTTTCGGTGTCCGCCGACGAGATTAATCTCGAAAGAAGAGTTGGTAAAAAATTTCAAAAAATTACTGTTAAGGATGTTATCGTAGTCGAAGAAACTCAGAGCTGTATCCGCTATCTGCGGTTCAACAAAGAATCCCAATCGCCCGAACCCCGGCTTGCCAATAAAACAGAAGGGGGCGATGACCGTTGTGCGGTTGCAATTAAATCTTCCGACGATGATCGGCGGAAGATTATAGCTAACTGGAAGAAACGAGCATTCACTGCAAAAGTAATTTTAACTGATGGTTCAACACACACAGTAAATTGCATATCAATTAAATACCCGTTATCTTCATCGCTCAAAAATGAAGCATTACCGGAATGGCATAAACCTGCTCTGCTTCTACGAAATGGCGATGAGTTGAAGTTTCCAAAAATTAAAAAATTGCAAATGGACATTAAATCGGCGATTGTTGCAGTTGAATACAAAGATGGTAAACAGCAAAGTCTTCAATATGTAATAAAACGGCGTATTCATAACGGCGATTTACCCGGCGTATTAACAGGTGTTACTGATGCTTTTGCATATTTCAGAGTAACGATAGACAAAATAAAAGAAATAGAATTCATTGAGTAATTATGAACGCAGTTACAGACCATTATAGATTGTTTTTCAAGGAAAGTCCACTACCAATGTTTGTTTATGATGTAGGGACTTTAAAGTTTCTTGAAGTAAATGATGCGGCTCTGTATCATTACGGTTATTCTCTGGAAGAATTTTTGCAAATGACAATTCTCGATATTCGTCCGGCTGAAGATATTCCATTGATTTTGGAACACCTCAAAAAGATCTATAGGCAAATCGAAAAATCGGGTTGTTGGAGACATTTGAAAAAAGATGGTTCTATTATCTGGGTTGAAATAACAGCGCACGAAACAATATTCGAAGGACGGCAGGCGCGATTTGTATTAGTGAAAGATATCACTGAGCAGCGACTAATGCAGGAGGCTTTTCGGTTAGCGGAAGAAAAATATCGCAAACTTGTTGAACTTTCTCTTGTGGGAATCTATATTATCCAGGATGGGAAATTTTTATATGTGAATCCTCATTTGGCAGAAATTACAGGTTACTCTCAGGAGGAAATAATCAACACCAAAACGATTGCGGACCTTGTTTATGAGGATGACAGGGAATTAGTATTCCAAAACATACAGAAAAGATTTAGTGGTGAAGCCGATAAAATCCGTTATTCATTCCGGGGGAAAAGGAAAGACGGAAATATTGTATTCGTCGAGGTTCACAGCACAATAACTGAATTTAACGGAAAACCGGCAATTATTGGAACACTATTGGATATCACCGAACGTAAAAATGCCGAAGAAGCACTGCGTTACCATTATGAAATCGGGAAATTGATTGTAAAAATTTCTACAAATTTTGTAGATCTTTCTGCCGATGAAATCGATATCGGAATAGAGAGAGCATTGAAAGAAGTTGGTGAATTTATAGATGTTGACCGAAGTTATGTTTTTTTATTTTCTGAAAACATGAGGAGGATGGATAATACACATGAGTGGTGTGCCCGCGGAATTGAATCTGAAATCGAAAGCTTAAAAAATGTTCCGACCGCACAGATGCCTTGGTGGATTGAACAGATTACAAGATACAATGTCATCAACATCCCAAATGTAAACGAGCTCCCTGAAGAAGCAATTAATGAGAAAAAAATTTTCTTATCTCAAGATATAAAATCGTTGATATGTGTTCCGTTAATTCATGGTAAAAATTTATTGGGCTTTTTAGGTTTCGATTCTGTACAGAAAAAAAGAATTTGGGGCGAAGAAGCTGCTACATCATTGTTGATGCTTGGAGAAATTATAGCAAACGCATTACGGAGAAAAGTTGTAGAAAAACAACTTGAAAAACTTTCAAGCGCTGTAAAACAAACAGGCGATAGCGTTGTTATTACAGATAAAGAAGGAATTGTCGAGTTCGTCAATCCCTCGTTTATTCAATTAACAGGATACAGTTCCGAAGAAGTTATAGGTAAAAAACTAAATGTCCTAAAATCGGGTAAACACAATTCAAAATTTTATAAAAAACTTTGGGACACAATTTGCAGTGGAAAATCGTTCCAAACTGAAATTGTTAATCGGAAAAAAGACGGAATGCTTTATCAACAGGATTGTACCATCACACCAATTAAGGATGGTAAAGGCGAGATAACACATTTCATCTCCACTGCCCGTGATATTACAGAACGGATACGGATCGAAGAAACTCGGAAACGACTTACAGCAATTCTCGAAGCAACTACCGACTTTGTATCGAGTGCGGATTTGAATCATAATATTCTATTCATAAATCGTGCTGGCAGAAAACTTGTCGGTATAGGTGAATTTGAAGCGGTAACTAATCTAAAAATAGCTGATTTTCATCCGACATGGGCAAGCGATATTATCTTAAAAGTTGGTGTGCCCACCACATTGTGTGAAGGAACTTGGCATGGCGAAACTGCTTTACTCACTCGTGATGGCAATGAGATACCCGTCTCACAAGTCATAATTGCTCATAAAGATTCATCAGGAAACGTGGAATATATTTCCACTATAGTCCGTGATATAACGGAGATTAAAAAAGCAGAAGAAGCCTTACGTTTAAGCGAAGAGCAATACCGCTTATTGGTTGAAAATCAGTCGGACCTGTTAGTGAAGATGGATTTGGATGGGCGATTCTTGTTTGTCAGCCAGACTTATTGTGATTTGTTCGGAAAAACTAAGGAAGAGTTATTGGGGAGCATCTTTATGCCTTTAGTTCATGAGGAAGACAGAAACCATACTGCTGAAAAGATGAAAAATCTTTTCAAACCGCCTTATACATGCTATGTAGAACAGCGAGCAATTACAAAATACGGCTGGCATTGGCTGGCGTGGTCGGATAAAGCCGAATTAGATGAAAACGGTAAAGTTGTTGCGATAATCGGCAGCGGACGCGATATATCGGACAGCAAAAAGGCAGAACAGGAAATATTATTAGCAAATATAAAATTAGAACACCTGTTAAAAGAAGCCACAAAACGTAAAACGGAGTTAGAAAAATTATCGAATGACCTCGTTTTTGTAGAAGAAAGAGAGCGGAAAAAATTTTCACGTGAATTGCACGATAGTTTGGGGCAAGCGCTAACTGCATTAAAAATAAATTTAGATTTATCCGATACGACTATGCAGGAAGATATCTTGAAATCAAAAGAGTACATTGAGGAATGCCGGAATTTGGTTGACGAAGCAGTTCGTGAAGTAAAGCAAATATCTTACGATTTGAGGCCCTCAGTTTTGGACGACTTCGGATTGAATGCAGCGCTACGACTCCAAACATCGCAATTTCAAAAACGGGTTGGTATTTCGACTATCTTGAATCTTGAAGTAGAAGACCGCCGCTACGATCCCACGATTGAAACTGTCATTTATAGGATTGTGCAAGAAATTTTAACGAATATCGTAAAACACTCGCAAGCTAATCAGGTAAGTATTCAACTTTTTAAACGTGATAATGTTTTAGTCCTAACTGTTTCGGATAACGGGATTGGATTTGATATGGATAAGTTAACTAAACGTGAAGAGCAGGAGGCACATTTCGGATTGAGAAATATTCAGGAGAGAGTTGAATTTTTAGGGGGAAAATTATATATTGACTCTACGATGGGAAAAGGTACAGAAATATCTGTTGAAATTGTGCTGAAAGAGAAATGAACAATTGAAAAAAAATAATCGAATAAAAATTTTGGTCTCCGACGATCATAATCTTGTCCGGCAGGGAATAGTAGCTTTACTAAATGTTGAATCGGATATGGATGTAATCGGTGAAGCTTCCGACGGTATTGAAGCAGTTCGGCTTGCTAAAAAACTCGATCCTGATATTGTTATAATGGATTTGAGTATGCCAAATTTAAACGGCTTGGAAGCTACTCACCAGATAAAACGAGATGTTCCTAACGTAAAAGTACTGATCCTCACTCAACATGAAAATGAAGAGTATGTAATGCAAATTATAAAAGCAGGTGCAAGTGGGTACATTTTAAAAACATCGGTCTCTGATGATTTGATTAAAGCTATAAAAGAAATTCAAAAAGGGGAAAAGTTTTTTAGTCCCTCAATATCGAGAATGATATTAGACGATTATATAAAACGGACGCAAGGTT is from Bacteroidota bacterium and encodes:
- the nth gene encoding endonuclease III, translating into MPSKESFVELKFRIKKIIGVLQKEYPLHGTALTHDSPLELLVATILSAQCTDERVNKVTPQLFKKYKTVKQFAEANITELESIIKSTGFYRAKAKSIINCCRVLIKNYNGNIPKDIIELIKLPGIGRKTANVVLGSAFGIVSGIVVDTHVKRLSERLGFSAQTNPENIEVDLMNIVPQKYWIDFGNYLIWHGRKTCQARKPKCLECCINGFCFSKSKIIK
- a CDS encoding MDR family MFS transporter encodes the protein MNQTQTIDDVALNEKNRTKIVIGVMFGVTLAGLDATVVGTAMPTIISVLGGMALYTWVFSAYMLTTAISMPLWGKLSDVYGKKPLFQIAVLFFLIGSILSGASQNMVQLIIFRGVQGIGAGGLAAVSYALIGTIFPPAKRGRGAGALSATWGISSLLGPLTGSFIVTHFDWQWVFFINIPVGILSIIIIHINFKEITQAKRERIDYAGAAIFIASVFSLLMAFLLFGKGSAFFSFNVTGLIMVSVIFIFAFITNEGKFGDPIIRIDYYRDRAFGVGNLLAFLAGFAMYGIISFVPLFVQSIQGGSPLTAGLAIMPMALAWSAASFSAGRLIQKYGEKLFIRLGLVLMATGFLAATFVHYDSSMYFVIIFVSFIGAGMGFNTPAILVTVQNSMNKNVIGVATSSQMLARTLGGTMGVSIMGTTLARSMLVEFSELSKTGKLNSLPEVVQNHFGEPHELLSSHLRGLMQQQDLVTVLSVFTNSLQNVFFVALTIVILGFIVSWLLPKSKV
- a CDS encoding PAS domain S-box protein is translated as MNAVTDHYRLFFKESPLPMFVYDVGTLKFLEVNDAALYHYGYSLEEFLQMTILDIRPAEDIPLILEHLKKIYRQIEKSGCWRHLKKDGSIIWVEITAHETIFEGRQARFVLVKDITEQRLMQEAFRLAEEKYRKLVELSLVGIYIIQDGKFLYVNPHLAEITGYSQEEIINTKTIADLVYEDDRELVFQNIQKRFSGEADKIRYSFRGKRKDGNIVFVEVHSTITEFNGKPAIIGTLLDITERKNAEEALRYHYEIGKLIVKISTNFVDLSADEIDIGIERALKEVGEFIDVDRSYVFLFSENMRRMDNTHEWCARGIESEIESLKNVPTAQMPWWIEQITRYNVINIPNVNELPEEAINEKKIFLSQDIKSLICVPLIHGKNLLGFLGFDSVQKKRIWGEEAATSLLMLGEIIANALRRKVVEKQLEKLSSAVKQTGDSVVITDKEGIVEFVNPSFIQLTGYSSEEVIGKKLNVLKSGKHNSKFYKKLWDTICSGKSFQTEIVNRKKDGMLYQQDCTITPIKDGKGEITHFISTARDITERIRIEETRKRLTAILEATTDFVSSADLNHNILFINRAGRKLVGIGEFEAVTNLKIADFHPTWASDIILKVGVPTTLCEGTWHGETALLTRDGNEIPVSQVIIAHKDSSGNVEYISTIVRDITEIKKAEEALRLSEEQYRLLVENQSDLLVKMDLDGRFLFVSQTYCDLFGKTKEELLGSIFMPLVHEEDRNHTAEKMKNLFKPPYTCYVEQRAITKYGWHWLAWSDKAELDENGKVVAIIGSGRDISDSKKAEQEILLANIKLEHLLKEATKRKTELEKLSNDLVFVEERERKKFSRELHDSLGQALTALKINLDLSDTTMQEDILKSKEYIEECRNLVDEAVREVKQISYDLRPSVLDDFGLNAALRLQTSQFQKRVGISTILNLEVEDRRYDPTIETVIYRIVQEILTNIVKHSQANQVSIQLFKRDNVLVLTVSDNGIGFDMDKLTKREEQEAHFGLRNIQERVEFLGGKLYIDSTMGKGTEISVEIVLKEK
- a CDS encoding response regulator transcription factor; the protein is MKKNNRIKILVSDDHNLVRQGIVALLNVESDMDVIGEASDGIEAVRLAKKLDPDIVIMDLSMPNLNGLEATHQIKRDVPNVKVLILTQHENEEYVMQIIKAGASGYILKTSVSDDLIKAIKEIQKGEKFFSPSISRMILDDYIKRTQGLHTGNKAPELTHREKEVLQLIAEGSTNQEVAGKLFISVRTVEFHRANIMHKLQLTDLASLIKYTIQKGIVQINSIKENI